One stretch of Candidatus Polarisedimenticolia bacterium DNA includes these proteins:
- a CDS encoding P-loop NTPase yields MTRRRLGRGLGDLGAAPFVSSRFAKPELTLVQDYGVGGPAAGRRPVILCVTSGKGGTGKSVLTSNLAVHLAASGLRVVAVDADMGLANLHLLLGVQPQRTVMEVIESGATLDEVAETGPLGVRLAAGGSGRPDMADLHPARLARLVAAMDAEGDRAEVVLVDTGAGIGRATTSFLYALGEIVVVTTPDLTAMTDGYAVIKNVAHNNPSARIFVVVNRAKSAVEGLEVFGKIDRVSQRFLRRPLFYLGHVLNDARVGASVACRIPIVLNQPAAPASACFRGVGRKLLIEIDRKRGVTSAGAGTLAGPDRAGTLAGADGAVAPRATSRPAVPPERGPECA; encoded by the coding sequence TTGACGCGTCGTCGCCTTGGACGGGGGCTGGGCGATCTGGGCGCCGCACCCTTCGTGTCCTCGCGCTTTGCGAAGCCGGAGCTCACGCTCGTTCAGGACTACGGAGTCGGCGGCCCGGCGGCGGGACGGCGTCCCGTCATCCTCTGCGTCACGAGCGGCAAAGGGGGCACGGGGAAGTCGGTCCTCACCAGCAATCTCGCCGTGCATCTCGCCGCGTCGGGGCTCAGGGTCGTGGCGGTCGACGCCGACATGGGGCTGGCGAACCTGCACCTGCTTCTGGGGGTGCAGCCGCAGCGCACGGTCATGGAGGTGATCGAGTCGGGCGCGACGCTCGACGAGGTCGCCGAGACGGGGCCTCTGGGCGTGCGCCTGGCCGCCGGCGGCTCGGGGCGGCCCGACATGGCCGACCTGCACCCCGCACGCCTGGCCCGGCTGGTCGCCGCCATGGACGCCGAGGGGGATCGCGCCGAGGTCGTGCTGGTCGACACCGGCGCCGGCATCGGCCGCGCGACGACCTCGTTTCTCTACGCGCTAGGGGAGATCGTCGTGGTCACCACTCCCGACCTCACGGCCATGACGGACGGCTATGCCGTCATCAAGAACGTGGCGCACAACAATCCGTCGGCGCGCATCTTCGTCGTCGTGAACCGGGCCAAGAGCGCGGTCGAGGGGCTCGAGGTCTTCGGCAAGATCGATCGGGTCAGCCAGCGCTTCCTGCGGCGGCCGCTGTTCTACCTGGGGCACGTCCTGAACGATGCGCGCGTGGGGGCCTCGGTCGCCTGCCGCATTCCGATCGTCCTGAACCAGCCGGCTGCGCCGGCCTCGGCCTGCTTCCGGGGCGTCGGCCGGAAGCTCCTGATCGAGATCGACCGGAAGCGCGGCGTCACGTCCGCGGGCGCCGGCACGCTCGCCGGCCCGGATCGCGCGGGCACGCTCGCCGGCGCGGACGGCGCGGTCGCCCCGCGCGCGACGTCACGACCGGCGGTCCCTCCGGAGCGAGGCCCCGAATGCGCGTGA
- a CDS encoding ParA family protein, whose protein sequence is MRVIAIANQKGGCGKTTTAINLGACLARLGRRTLVVDLDPQAHASLGLSRGRPDLDGATVYDALLGTGSFKDVVRRVSENLDLAPSNPRLMLAEQRLHLLPHGEETLDRALASVDDLYDFVLVDCPPTGGLLTANAVRAAHETIITVDTGFFALYGVSQLLQFIEGSSGGNGRARKVRALATLHDQRTTFGKEILKDLNGYFGEALYGTVIHANVKLKEASSFGVPIVDYDPHARGCKDYMALAQEVVSEC, encoded by the coding sequence ATGCGCGTGATCGCCATCGCCAACCAGAAGGGGGGCTGCGGCAAGACGACGACCGCCATCAACCTGGGCGCCTGCCTGGCGCGCCTCGGCCGGCGGACCCTCGTCGTCGATCTCGATCCGCAGGCCCATGCCTCGCTCGGGCTGAGCCGCGGCCGGCCCGATCTCGACGGCGCCACGGTCTACGACGCCCTCCTGGGGACCGGCAGCTTCAAGGACGTGGTCCGCCGCGTGTCGGAGAACCTCGACCTGGCCCCCTCGAACCCCCGCCTGATGCTGGCGGAGCAGCGCCTGCACCTCCTGCCGCACGGCGAGGAGACGCTCGATCGGGCGCTGGCCTCGGTGGACGACCTGTACGACTTCGTCCTGGTCGACTGCCCGCCGACCGGCGGCCTGCTCACCGCCAATGCCGTGCGCGCCGCGCACGAGACGATCATCACCGTCGACACCGGTTTCTTCGCCCTGTACGGCGTCAGCCAGCTCCTGCAGTTCATCGAAGGCTCGTCCGGCGGCAACGGGCGGGCGCGGAAGGTCCGCGCGCTCGCGACGCTTCACGATCAGAGAACGACGTTCGGCAAGGAGATCCTCAAGGACCTGAACGGCTACTTCGGCGAGGCGCTCTATGGCACCGTCATCCACGCCAACGTGAAGCTGAAGGAGGCCTCGAGCTTCGGCGTGCCGATCGTGGACTACGACCCGCACGCCCGCGGCTGCAAGGACTACATGGCCCTGGCGCAGGAGGTGGTGTCCGAATGCTGA